From a region of the Actinopolymorpha singaporensis genome:
- a CDS encoding alpha-hydroxy acid oxidase: protein MTSVPSTPSPDTPVPGAQPAAAPVAASPAVTAPPIEPRDLEAAARSVLPTEVYDYIATGSGAEETLAANLAAWRDLALAPRVLRDVGGVDVSTTVLGTPVSSPVQVAPTGYQRLVHPDGELGMATGAAHAGSLLALSTRATTTFEELADAAGPWWLQLYVLRDRDLTATVVERAAAAGARALVLTVDTPYVARKARATAFPPAEVSPVLVPELRARADEGVWQDPGVTFADLAWLAEVSGRLPLVVKGVVRGDDARACVDAGADAVWVSNHGGRQLDGAVPTARALAEVRSALPDEVEVYVDGGIRNGRDVVRALALGATAAFVGRPAVWALATGGAAGVGDLLVTMRADLEETLALCGCASLADVTPDLLRPAHPHR from the coding sequence ATGACCTCCGTGCCTTCCACGCCTTCCCCGGACACGCCTGTTCCCGGCGCGCAGCCTGCGGCGGCTCCCGTGGCGGCGTCCCCCGCCGTGACGGCACCACCGATCGAGCCGCGTGACCTCGAGGCGGCAGCCCGCTCGGTGCTGCCGACGGAGGTGTACGACTACATCGCCACCGGCTCCGGGGCGGAGGAGACACTGGCCGCCAACCTGGCCGCCTGGCGTGACCTGGCGCTGGCGCCGCGGGTACTGCGTGACGTGGGCGGTGTGGACGTGTCGACGACGGTGCTGGGTACGCCGGTCAGCTCACCGGTCCAGGTCGCCCCGACCGGCTACCAGCGGCTGGTGCACCCCGACGGCGAGCTGGGCATGGCGACCGGCGCCGCACACGCGGGCTCCCTGCTGGCCCTGTCCACCCGGGCCACGACGACGTTCGAGGAGCTCGCGGACGCGGCCGGCCCGTGGTGGCTGCAGCTGTACGTGCTCCGTGACCGCGACCTGACCGCGACCGTGGTCGAACGGGCCGCTGCCGCCGGCGCCCGGGCGCTGGTGCTGACCGTGGACACGCCGTACGTCGCGAGGAAGGCGCGAGCCACCGCGTTCCCGCCCGCCGAGGTCTCGCCCGTGCTCGTCCCGGAGCTGCGCGCCCGGGCGGACGAGGGCGTGTGGCAGGACCCCGGCGTGACGTTCGCCGACCTCGCCTGGCTGGCCGAGGTGTCCGGCCGGCTGCCGCTGGTGGTGAAGGGCGTGGTGCGCGGCGACGACGCCCGCGCCTGTGTCGACGCGGGCGCGGACGCGGTGTGGGTGTCCAACCACGGCGGGCGCCAGCTTGACGGTGCCGTACCCACCGCGCGGGCCCTGGCCGAGGTGCGGTCCGCCCTGCCCGACGAGGTCGAGGTGTACGTCGACGGCGGGATCCGCAACGGCCGCGACGTCGTCCGCGCGCTGGCCCTCGGCGCCACCGCGGCGTTCGTCGGCAGGCCCGCGGTGTGGGCCCTGGCCACCGGCGGTGCCGCCGGGGTGGGCGACCTGCTGGTGACGATGCGCGCGGACCTGGAGGAGACGCTCGCCCTGTGCGGATGCGCGTCGCTCGCCGACGTCACGCCCGACCTGCTGCGCCCGGCTCATCCTCACCGGTAG
- a CDS encoding ABC transporter ATP-binding protein, which produces MREALRAYRMTMAIGFRAAPWRATFQLVTGMVMALVPVVLAYGAKLVVDAAMEHDPALALWAAGLLAGVVAVSLVNVFYYCDCVFGVIERAQAYAERRLMVLLGGVDGLAHHERPEYLDQVQRIREESRSLGTMVNATAGMVRSLVSLAATGVLLGRVHPALLALPLVSVVSIVIGRRARDLDVTAQEVTTEPERLRRHLFDVATSASAGKELRVFGLTGELRARHDEVAGRVVAERNRATWRGAVLGAVDALVVAAAYVAAIAFVLLLAVRGHAGPGDVVLAIGLAAQLTWIVSTAVSYGTSLMHVLKLARRLVWLEDYAEAEAYVPARPAPVPNRLREGIEVRDVSFGYPDTGGKVLDRLSLRLPAGKVVALVGENGAGKTTLVKMLCDFYRPDAGQILVDGTPLADFPVEEWRSRLSAAFQDHVPFEFTAREAVGVADLRRVDDDAAVLAGLERAGASGVLTALPNGLDTQLGKSWDGGVDLSGGQWQRLALGRGLMRTDPLLVVFDEPTAALDPQTEHAMFERFAAAARSGARQGTVTLLVSHRFSTVRMADLIVVLSRGRVLEQGSHAELMEHGGLYAELYDLQSRAYR; this is translated from the coding sequence ATGCGTGAGGCACTGCGGGCCTACCGCATGACGATGGCGATCGGGTTCCGCGCGGCGCCCTGGCGAGCGACCTTCCAGCTGGTCACCGGCATGGTCATGGCCCTGGTGCCGGTCGTACTGGCGTACGGCGCGAAACTCGTCGTGGACGCCGCCATGGAGCACGACCCGGCGCTGGCGCTGTGGGCCGCGGGCCTGCTCGCCGGTGTCGTCGCGGTCAGCCTGGTCAACGTCTTCTACTACTGCGACTGCGTGTTCGGCGTCATCGAGCGGGCCCAGGCCTACGCGGAGCGGCGGCTGATGGTGCTGCTCGGCGGGGTGGACGGCCTGGCGCACCACGAACGCCCGGAGTACCTCGACCAGGTGCAGCGCATCCGCGAGGAGAGCCGGTCCCTCGGGACGATGGTGAACGCCACCGCCGGGATGGTGCGGTCGCTGGTGTCCCTGGCGGCCACCGGGGTGCTCCTGGGCCGGGTGCACCCGGCGCTGCTCGCGTTGCCGCTGGTCTCCGTGGTGTCCATCGTGATCGGCCGGCGGGCACGGGACCTCGACGTCACCGCGCAGGAGGTGACCACCGAGCCCGAGCGGCTGCGCCGGCACCTCTTCGACGTCGCCACGTCCGCCTCGGCCGGCAAGGAGCTGCGGGTCTTCGGGCTCACCGGCGAGTTGCGAGCCCGCCACGACGAGGTCGCCGGTCGCGTCGTCGCCGAACGCAACCGGGCCACCTGGCGAGGTGCGGTGCTGGGCGCGGTGGACGCGCTGGTCGTGGCCGCCGCGTACGTCGCCGCGATCGCGTTCGTCCTGCTCCTCGCCGTACGCGGGCATGCCGGTCCCGGCGACGTGGTGCTGGCCATCGGCCTGGCCGCGCAGCTGACCTGGATCGTGTCCACGGCCGTCTCGTACGGCACAAGTCTCATGCACGTGCTCAAGCTCGCGCGGAGGCTGGTGTGGCTGGAGGACTACGCCGAGGCCGAGGCGTACGTCCCGGCCCGCCCGGCGCCGGTGCCGAACCGGCTGCGCGAGGGCATCGAGGTACGCGACGTGTCGTTCGGCTACCCCGACACCGGCGGGAAGGTGCTCGACCGGCTGTCCCTGCGGCTACCGGCCGGCAAGGTGGTCGCGCTCGTCGGTGAGAACGGCGCCGGAAAGACCACGTTGGTGAAGATGCTGTGCGACTTCTACCGCCCGGACGCGGGGCAGATCCTGGTGGACGGAACGCCGCTCGCCGACTTCCCGGTGGAGGAGTGGCGGTCCCGCCTCAGCGCGGCGTTCCAGGACCACGTGCCGTTCGAGTTCACCGCCCGGGAGGCGGTCGGGGTGGCCGACCTGCGCCGGGTCGACGACGACGCGGCCGTGCTGGCCGGGCTGGAGCGCGCCGGCGCGAGTGGCGTGCTGACGGCGCTGCCGAACGGCCTGGACACCCAGCTCGGCAAGTCCTGGGACGGTGGTGTCGACCTGTCCGGCGGCCAGTGGCAGCGGCTGGCGCTCGGACGCGGCCTGATGCGCACCGACCCGCTGCTGGTGGTGTTCGACGAGCCGACCGCGGCGCTGGACCCGCAGACCGAGCACGCGATGTTCGAACGCTTCGCCGCGGCCGCACGCAGCGGGGCGCGCCAGGGCACCGTCACGTTGCTGGTCTCGCACCGGTTCTCCACCGTACGCATGGCCGACCTGATCGTCGTGCTGTCCCGCGGGCGGGTGCTGGAACAGGGCAGCCACGCCGAGCTCATGGAGCACGGCGGGTTGTACGCCGAGCTGTACGACCTGCAGTCGCGGGCCTACCGGTGA